One region of Spirochaetota bacterium genomic DNA includes:
- a CDS encoding glycyl-radical enzyme activating protein codes for MNTIHSGAGMTETGTAMVLNIQRMSTEDGPGLRTTVFFKGCGLRCAWCHNPESISTHPELQWLESRCIGCRTCISACPRNALTADERGIQIDRALCDGCGTCAGECPATAMELMGERWTVDRLVAEVVKDRSYILNSEGGGITASGGDPMVQAPFVAEFLRRCRAEGFHTALDTCGLGSEASFDLVLPHTDLVLFDLKLADESAHELHTGRSNERVLENLVRIRDRIRINGAPELWVRTPIIPGATDTDENIAGIGQLIESLLDGAVSRWELCAFNNLCRDKYARLGIEWRFRESGLLDKGMMEHLATVARHSVGKPGIVRWSGATRSEAAADNARAAERQPAAHLVKGCG; via the coding sequence GAACACGATACATTCAGGCGCGGGTATGACGGAAACCGGGACGGCCATGGTGCTCAACATCCAGAGGATGTCGACCGAGGACGGTCCGGGTCTTCGAACTACGGTGTTTTTCAAGGGCTGCGGGCTTCGCTGTGCGTGGTGCCACAACCCCGAAAGTATCTCGACCCATCCCGAATTGCAATGGCTGGAATCGCGCTGTATAGGGTGCAGGACGTGCATTTCGGCGTGCCCACGGAACGCGCTCACGGCGGACGAGCGGGGAATCCAGATCGATCGCGCGCTCTGCGACGGATGCGGCACATGCGCGGGCGAGTGCCCGGCGACGGCCATGGAGCTCATGGGTGAACGGTGGACCGTGGACCGGCTCGTGGCGGAGGTCGTCAAGGATCGTTCGTACATACTCAACTCCGAGGGGGGCGGGATCACCGCATCGGGCGGGGACCCCATGGTACAGGCCCCCTTCGTCGCCGAGTTTCTTCGCCGCTGCAGGGCCGAGGGATTCCATACCGCTCTGGATACCTGTGGGCTGGGATCGGAAGCATCGTTCGACCTCGTGCTTCCCCATACGGACCTGGTGCTCTTCGACCTGAAGCTCGCGGACGAATCGGCACACGAGCTTCATACGGGACGCTCGAACGAGCGCGTTCTCGAAAACCTGGTCCGCATTCGCGATCGTATCCGTATCAACGGCGCCCCGGAGCTTTGGGTGCGCACCCCGATCATACCGGGGGCCACCGATACCGACGAGAATATAGCCGGTATCGGACAGCTGATCGAAAGCCTCCTGGACGGCGCGGTGAGCCGCTGGGAGCTGTGCGCGTTCAACAACCTGTGCCGCGACAAGTACGCACGGCTCGGAATCGAATGGCGTTTCCGCGAGTCCGGGCTTCTCGATAAGGGAATGATGGAACACCTGGCGACCGTTGCGCGACACTCCGTTGGCAAACCCGGCATCGTGCGCTGGAGCGGGGCCACGCGTAGCGAAGCCGCGGCGGACAACGCGCGTGCGGCCGAACGGCAGCCGGCGGCGCACCTCGTGAAGGGGTGCGGTTAA
- a CDS encoding tetratricopeptide repeat protein, which yields MICSQGRQARSTMEKRDISFDKHARRRQILLRNSSYIVLAYCIAIVAAFMARILGLANISYLWLSIITAMATGISLVFFFITRMSSKPISSRYSFSFTLLQFIAWLIIHGIWVVILNEVRSAALLLAYMALAFMLSSLTFVQALVLVLASATLQIGASAFAITVLGQNGSLPFEMFYTGCFLPAAIFIAFLAGEFRRQRIEVKSAKRTSETALANLKERDLYIDKEMDIASDIQRGILPATPISYNGISIEAFYRSMDKIGGDFFDIIPMSGGHVCIFIADVSGHGIPAAFISAIGKISFIEATQKNLFPRDILTRVNTALLETIKTQDYLTAFVAVISPSFEVFYTNASHHKAMVLRKRTAEIETWDTNGLFVGALENAGETYEEKHDMLDFGDRMLLFTDGLVEARNANDEQFGLSMLQRTLVDSRDMNIREARTHIIRTWEEFVSDTPIRDDVTFLLIEVDPAYQELINHRNRGLELMYNRNLDEAIVELRAAMSLGTADEQVHQLLARCHMQKGEFALAIEQLLLYLGLHSEDADTLYKLSAAYFNVKDYENASKCAQKACQLRKDFRGPLLVWARALEKLGKPGEAVPLLEKLLALDPENSSAKSGLSRIAAVAD from the coding sequence ATGATCTGCTCACAGGGACGACAGGCTCGATCTACAATGGAAAAACGAGACATATCCTTCGATAAACACGCTCGACGCAGGCAAATCCTGCTGAGAAACTCAAGCTATATCGTTCTCGCCTATTGTATAGCCATAGTGGCCGCTTTTATGGCGCGCATCCTGGGGCTCGCGAACATCTCGTACCTCTGGCTTTCTATTATTACCGCGATGGCCACGGGCATAAGCCTTGTTTTTTTCTTTATTACCCGGATGAGCTCCAAGCCGATAAGCAGCAGGTATTCATTTTCCTTCACCCTCCTCCAATTCATCGCATGGTTGATCATACATGGGATATGGGTGGTGATCCTTAACGAGGTCCGTTCCGCCGCGCTGCTGCTCGCCTATATGGCGCTCGCCTTCATGCTTTCCAGCCTCACCTTCGTGCAGGCGCTGGTGCTCGTGCTCGCCTCGGCGACGCTCCAGATAGGAGCATCGGCCTTCGCTATAACGGTGCTTGGCCAGAACGGCTCGCTGCCTTTCGAGATGTTCTATACCGGCTGTTTCCTGCCCGCCGCGATCTTCATCGCCTTCCTTGCAGGCGAGTTCAGGCGCCAGCGCATCGAGGTCAAGAGTGCCAAACGCACCAGCGAGACCGCCCTCGCAAATCTAAAAGAGCGCGACCTGTACATAGACAAGGAAATGGACATCGCCTCGGACATACAGCGGGGAATCCTCCCCGCGACTCCTATTTCGTATAACGGCATTTCTATCGAGGCGTTCTACCGCTCCATGGACAAGATCGGCGGGGATTTCTTCGATATCATTCCCATGAGCGGGGGCCACGTCTGCATCTTCATCGCCGACGTCTCGGGACACGGCATTCCCGCGGCCTTCATATCCGCGATCGGCAAGATCAGCTTCATCGAGGCGACGCAGAAGAACCTTTTCCCCAGGGACATACTCACCAGGGTGAACACGGCCCTTCTTGAAACGATCAAGACCCAGGACTACCTCACCGCGTTCGTCGCGGTGATCAGCCCTTCCTTCGAGGTATTCTATACCAATGCGTCGCATCACAAGGCGATGGTGCTCCGGAAGCGCACGGCGGAGATCGAGACGTGGGACACCAACGGGCTGTTCGTGGGAGCCCTCGAGAACGCGGGGGAGACCTACGAGGAAAAACACGATATGCTCGACTTCGGGGACAGGATGCTGCTTTTCACGGACGGGCTGGTCGAGGCGCGCAACGCGAACGACGAGCAGTTCGGCCTGTCGATGCTCCAGCGTACGCTCGTGGATTCACGCGACATGAATATTCGCGAGGCCCGCACGCATATCATCCGCACATGGGAGGAGTTCGTGTCCGATACGCCCATCCGCGACGATGTGACCTTCCTGCTCATCGAGGTCGATCCCGCCTACCAGGAACTCATCAACCACCGGAACCGCGGCCTGGAGCTCATGTACAACCGCAACCTGGACGAGGCGATCGTGGAACTGCGCGCCGCCATGAGCCTGGGCACGGCGGACGAACAGGTGCACCAGCTGCTCGCGCGCTGCCACATGCAGAAGGGGGAATTCGCCCTCGCAATCGAACAGTTGCTCTTGTACCTGGGACTGCACAGCGAAGACGCCGATACGCTGTACAAGCTTTCGGCAGCGTATTTTAACGTGAAGGATTACGAAAACGCGTCGAAGTGCGCGCAGAAGGCGTGCCAGCTTCGCAAGGATTTCCGCGGTCCGCTCCTGGTGTGGGCGCGGGCGCTCGAAAAGCTGGGGAAACCCGGAGAGGCGGTGCCCCTGCTCGAAAAGCTGCTTGCGCTGGATCCGGAAAACTCCTCGGCGAAGTCCGGGCTTTCAAGGATCGCCGCGGTCGCCGATTAA
- a CDS encoding pyridoxamine 5'-phosphate oxidase family protein codes for MTTMYKEFDPADLKEFEPEAKIGLIATVSPEGLPHLTLITALQARGTRELIWGQFSEGRSKKNVKRNGRTAFLIMNLNKELWRGKALWTHEEKEGPEYEMYNKKPMFRYNSYFGIHTVHYMDLVETGGREKLPLGAVVRAALATKIAKGGAATGNPARILKEWGQGLFNRMDSLKFLSYVGGDGFPVIVPLIQCQAADSRRLAFSTAAYGDELERIPAGASVAVFGMTFDMEDVLVRGTFGGFSRSRGFRLGTVDIEWVYNSMPPVQGQVYPATELKPVTEF; via the coding sequence ATGACCACCATGTACAAAGAGTTCGACCCAGCCGACCTGAAGGAATTCGAGCCCGAGGCCAAGATCGGGCTTATCGCCACGGTGAGCCCGGAAGGCCTTCCGCACCTCACGCTCATCACCGCGCTCCAGGCGCGGGGGACGCGCGAGCTCATCTGGGGTCAGTTCAGCGAGGGCCGCAGCAAGAAAAACGTGAAGCGGAACGGGCGCACGGCGTTTCTCATAATGAATTTGAACAAAGAGCTCTGGAGGGGGAAGGCGCTCTGGACCCACGAGGAGAAAGAGGGCCCCGAGTACGAAATGTACAACAAGAAGCCCATGTTCCGATACAACTCCTACTTCGGCATCCACACGGTCCACTACATGGACCTTGTGGAAACCGGCGGAAGGGAAAAACTTCCCCTGGGAGCGGTGGTCCGCGCGGCGCTCGCGACGAAGATTGCGAAGGGTGGGGCGGCCACCGGGAACCCCGCGCGGATTCTCAAGGAATGGGGCCAGGGACTATTCAACCGCATGGACAGCCTGAAGTTCCTCTCCTACGTGGGCGGGGACGGGTTTCCCGTCATAGTACCCCTGATCCAGTGCCAGGCCGCCGACAGCAGGAGGCTTGCGTTTTCGACGGCGGCGTACGGGGACGAGCTCGAGCGGATACCCGCGGGCGCGTCCGTCGCGGTCTTCGGCATGACCTTCGACATGGAGGATGTGCTCGTCCGCGGTACGTTCGGAGGGTTTTCGAGGAGCAGGGGATTCCGGCTGGGGACGGTCGATATCGAATGGGTGTATAATTCGATGCCCCCCGTACAGGGGCAGGTCTATCCGGCGACTGAGCTCAAACCGGTGACGGAGTTTTAA